A section of the Prochlorococcus marinus XMU1402 genome encodes:
- a CDS encoding glycosyl transferase — protein MYSGLTAMKKKSVAVVIVSNGPGELTTWVNPVINELNKINKALCDDDKINFTLRLVLVPCPNATGKEYLVANSWNKFELITKSKSFWKLLIKPHSFANWPKKGVVIFLGGDQLWSILLAKRLGYLNITYAEWISRWPQWTNEIAAMNLKVKKLIPKKYQYKCQIIGDLMADIKLGSEISLKNTEKNYIALLPGSKKAKLSVGVPFFLEIADHIAEENQNINFIIPIAPTTDKSEFLFFQSERNPIAKYYSSKIKTIKKIKDSCFDSVIETSKNTKIYLIEKYPCYEILKECDLAITTVGANTAELAAIALPMLVVLPTQHLNKMNAWDGIFGLIGKISFINKFITFAIKYFYFKKKKFFAWPNIKAKRMIIPERIGNISPVKIAREVLFLIKNKNKLKSISDSLQKERGNKGAAEKLASMIVNAIKKL, from the coding sequence ATGTATTCCGGTTTAACTGCAATGAAAAAAAAATCAGTTGCAGTAGTTATAGTTTCCAATGGTCCTGGTGAATTAACTACATGGGTAAATCCTGTAATAAATGAGCTTAACAAAATAAATAAAGCACTATGTGATGACGATAAAATCAATTTCACTCTTAGATTAGTCCTTGTTCCTTGCCCAAATGCCACTGGCAAAGAATATTTAGTTGCAAATTCATGGAATAAATTCGAATTAATTACAAAATCCAAAAGTTTTTGGAAATTATTAATCAAGCCACATTCTTTTGCGAATTGGCCCAAAAAAGGGGTCGTTATTTTCCTTGGTGGAGATCAATTGTGGAGCATTTTACTAGCTAAAAGACTAGGTTATCTAAATATCACATATGCTGAATGGATTTCGCGATGGCCTCAATGGACCAACGAAATTGCTGCCATGAATTTAAAAGTAAAAAAGTTAATTCCCAAAAAATATCAATATAAATGTCAAATCATTGGCGATTTGATGGCAGATATCAAACTTGGAAGTGAAATATCATTAAAAAATACCGAAAAAAATTATATTGCATTGTTGCCTGGTTCTAAAAAAGCAAAGCTCTCTGTTGGAGTTCCGTTCTTCTTAGAAATTGCAGATCATATAGCTGAAGAAAATCAAAATATAAATTTTATAATTCCCATTGCCCCAACAACTGATAAGAGTGAATTTTTATTTTTTCAAAGCGAGAGAAATCCAATTGCAAAATACTACTCATCAAAGATAAAAACAATTAAAAAAATCAAAGACTCATGTTTTGATAGTGTTATTGAAACATCAAAAAATACAAAAATCTACCTAATTGAGAAATATCCTTGCTATGAAATATTAAAAGAATGCGATCTTGCAATTACAACTGTAGGAGCAAATACTGCAGAATTAGCAGCAATTGCTCTTCCAATGTTAGTTGTTCTACCAACTCAACATTTAAATAAAATGAATGCTTGGGATGGCATTTTTGGATTAATCGGGAAAATTTCATTCATTAATAAATTCATAACTTTTGCAATTAAATATTTTTATTTTAAAAAAAAGAAGTTTTTTGCTTGGCCAAATATTAAAGCTAAAAGAATGATTATCCCTGAAAGGATAGGAAATATTTCGCCTGTAAAAATTGCAAGAGAAGTACTATTTCTCATTAAGAACAAGAATAAATTAAAAAGTATTAGTGATTCTTTACAAAAAGAAAGAGGTAATAAAGGGGCTGCAGAAAAACTTGCTTCTATGATTGTTAATGCAATAAAAAAACTTTAA
- a CDS encoding chlorophyll a/b-binding protein translates to MKTGEDRDEFKNISVDNELEGSDLKTEEKIDQVIDEDTEMYNFGWSNYSEITNGRFAMIGFLAIILIELLSQQSFLKWAGIL, encoded by the coding sequence ATGAAAACTGGTGAAGATAGAGATGAGTTTAAAAACATTTCTGTTGATAATGAGTTAGAAGGTAGCGATCTCAAAACTGAGGAAAAGATTGATCAAGTAATTGATGAAGATACTGAAATGTATAATTTTGGCTGGAGTAATTATTCTGAAATAACTAACGGAAGATTTGCAATGATCGGATTCCTAGCAATAATACTAATTGAATTATTGAGTCAACAATCATTTTTAAAATGGGCAGGAATTTTATAA
- a CDS encoding Ycf66 family protein, with translation MVNASLNWASIVGIVLAVCGGGLYFLRSFKPALARDYDVFFAAIGLLCGGILFFQGWRLDPILQFGQFLLAGTTVFFAYESVRLRGVATDQARRSSYFDDDPISDVPRNSRGRFNNDYDSFEESERSSRRFKPQEDEFEEDFMEGRSRRRNISRAIPSAAASRSRPSTREVDQFENEEPIRRRRRQNLDDRNNNQSESNKFGERRNLSRNEVKTGSRPRINRTVSRKDNISTADDSSPLRKKPTRSPLRQQTSTAQVEDASFRDSNQVKKTSETRRGSSSARSSSKNQSGRYSVGTNKKKPRDNSSRFDD, from the coding sequence GTGGTCAATGCTAGTCTCAATTGGGCCAGTATTGTTGGTATTGTCCTAGCTGTATGCGGTGGAGGCCTTTATTTTTTAAGGTCTTTTAAACCTGCATTAGCTAGAGATTATGATGTTTTCTTCGCAGCTATAGGACTTTTGTGCGGGGGAATATTATTTTTTCAAGGCTGGAGGTTAGATCCCATCCTTCAATTTGGTCAGTTTTTGTTAGCAGGAACCACAGTTTTTTTCGCATACGAAAGTGTGCGATTGAGGGGAGTTGCTACTGATCAAGCTAGAAGGTCATCTTATTTTGATGATGATCCTATTTCTGATGTGCCAAGAAATTCTAGAGGTCGATTTAATAACGATTACGATAGTTTTGAAGAGTCTGAAAGATCATCAAGAAGATTTAAACCTCAAGAAGATGAATTTGAAGAAGACTTTATGGAGGGGAGATCTCGTAGGAGAAATATTTCAAGGGCCATACCTTCTGCGGCTGCAAGCAGGAGCAGGCCATCGACAAGAGAAGTAGATCAGTTTGAAAATGAGGAACCTATAAGGAGGAGAAGAAGACAGAATCTTGATGATAGAAATAACAATCAATCAGAGAGCAATAAATTTGGTGAGAGGAGAAACTTATCTCGCAATGAAGTTAAGACAGGATCAAGACCCAGAATCAATCGGACAGTTTCTAGAAAAGACAATATTTCTACTGCTGATGATTCTTCTCCACTAAGAAAGAAACCTACAAGATCTCCTCTTAGGCAGCAAACTTCAACAGCTCAAGTAGAAGATGCTTCATTCAGAGATTCTAATCAAGTAAAAAAAACAAGTGAGACTCGAAGAGGAAGCTCTTCAGCTAGATCAAGTTCTAAAAATCAAAGTGGTAGATATTCAGTTGGAACAAATAAAAAGAAACCAAGAGATAATAGTTCTAGATTTGATGATTAA
- the psbX gene encoding photosystem II reaction center protein PsbX produces the protein MFQISNLLLVADFSAEVANNSAVGMIGSFIAAALLIVIPASAFLIFVSQKDSLDRTSTGRR, from the coding sequence GTGTTTCAAATCTCAAATTTATTGCTAGTTGCAGATTTTTCTGCTGAAGTTGCTAATAATTCCGCGGTTGGAATGATAGGTAGTTTTATTGCAGCTGCTTTACTTATTGTCATTCCAGCCTCTGCATTTTTGATTTTTGTCAGTCAGAAAGATTCTCTCGATCGTACTTCTACTGGAAGACGCTAG
- a CDS encoding PRC-barrel domain-containing protein encodes MSLSNTSANKNRPNSIPSERLWLRSELMGTQVITTDTGRRLGVVGEVVVDIDRREVVALGLRDNPLTRFLPGLPKWMPLESIKQVGDVILVDSLDSLSESFSPERYGKVINCQVITESGQLLGRVLGFSFDIETGDLISLVMGAVGVPLLGEGVLSTWEIPVEEIVSSGTDRIIVYEGAEEKLNQLSSGLLEKLGVGGSSWDERDVNGYSANLVPVENQLLSGSESEQQNNLVEEYEEVSEQDDDYYEDELEYVEIKGSSEEINNRKKLYMDNDYSDQDQIQDNADPIVLENNVDFKQKKQSTTNLASKRPIQNATETLDIEPLDEQNIIQDNKKSEKFDIDDPW; translated from the coding sequence ATGAGTTTGTCTAACACATCTGCTAATAAGAATCGCCCTAATTCTATACCTAGCGAACGCTTATGGTTAAGGTCAGAATTAATGGGAACTCAAGTTATAACTACTGATACTGGTAGGCGTTTAGGCGTGGTTGGTGAGGTTGTTGTTGATATTGACAGAAGAGAGGTGGTCGCTTTAGGACTAAGAGATAATCCACTTACAAGGTTTTTACCGGGCTTACCAAAATGGATGCCCTTAGAGAGTATTAAGCAAGTTGGAGATGTAATATTAGTCGATTCCCTAGATTCTTTGAGTGAAAGTTTTTCTCCAGAAAGATATGGGAAAGTGATTAATTGTCAAGTGATTACAGAATCTGGGCAACTTTTAGGAAGGGTTCTTGGGTTTTCGTTTGATATAGAGACTGGAGATTTGATTTCTCTTGTTATGGGTGCAGTTGGTGTCCCACTTTTAGGTGAGGGAGTTTTAAGTACTTGGGAGATTCCTGTAGAGGAAATTGTAAGCAGTGGTACTGATAGAATTATTGTTTATGAAGGTGCTGAAGAGAAATTGAACCAATTAAGTAGTGGACTTCTTGAGAAACTTGGAGTAGGGGGTTCTTCATGGGATGAAAGAGATGTAAATGGATATTCAGCCAATCTCGTACCAGTTGAGAATCAGTTATTGTCGGGTTCGGAATCAGAACAGCAAAACAATTTAGTTGAGGAATATGAAGAAGTTAGTGAACAAGATGATGATTATTATGAAGATGAACTTGAATATGTTGAAATTAAGGGTTCTTCAGAGGAAATAAATAACAGAAAAAAGCTATACATGGATAATGATTATTCTGATCAGGACCAGATTCAAGATAATGCTGATCCAATAGTTTTAGAAAATAATGTTGATTTTAAACAAAAGAAACAATCAACTACTAATTTAGCTTCTAAAAGACCAATTCAAAATGCAACAGAAACTTTAGATATTGAACCACTTGATGAACAAAATATAATTCAAGATAATAAAAAATCAGAAAAGTTTGACATTGATGATCCCTGGTAA
- a CDS encoding YggT family protein, protein MLVNSLQILDISLGISLSYLTIVFLIRLILTWYPKIDLSKGLWLLISIPSSSILNLTRKLIPPIGGVDVGPVIWIGIISFLREILVGQQGLIKLALNTNIS, encoded by the coding sequence TTGCTTGTAAACTCTCTACAAATTTTAGATATTAGTTTAGGAATTTCTCTTTCATATCTCACTATAGTTTTTCTAATAAGGTTAATTCTTACTTGGTACCCAAAGATTGATTTAAGTAAAGGTTTATGGTTATTAATTTCAATACCATCAAGCTCTATTCTTAATTTAACAAGAAAACTAATTCCTCCTATTGGAGGAGTTGATGTTGGACCTGTAATTTGGATCGGAATTATAAGCTTTTTAAGAGAAATTTTAGTCGGTCAGCAAGGGCTCATAAAACTTGCATTGAATACAAATATCTCATAG
- the accC gene encoding acetyl-CoA carboxylase biotin carboxylase subunit yields the protein MIEKVLIANRGEIALRIVRSCRELGIATVAVFSTVDKKALHVQLADEAVCVGDSLSNKSYLNIPNILAAATSRGVDAIHPGYGFLAENDKFAEMCNDHGIVFIGPSPKAIRSMGDKSTAKETMEAVGVPTVPGSKGLLSNVDEAYKLADNIGYPVIIKATAGGGGRGMRLVESPNNLEKMFKAAQGEAEAAFGNDGLYMEKFIKKPRHVEIQILADRFGNVVHLGERDCSVQRRHQKLLEESPSPAINTELRKKMGNAAIAAAKSIGYEGAGTVEFLVDDDDNFYFMEMNTRIQVEHPVTEMVTGVDLIAEQIKIASGQNLEFNQDDIHLNGHAIECRINAEDPSHNFRPSPGKITGWLPPGGPGVRVDSHVYTGYEIPPFYDSLIGKLIVWGKDRNTAIKRMNRALNECAVTGIPTTINFHLTLLNKSKFKEGKIHTKYVEEELLPNY from the coding sequence ATGATTGAAAAAGTTTTAATTGCTAATCGTGGAGAAATAGCTTTACGAATTGTCAGAAGTTGTAGAGAACTAGGTATTGCAACAGTTGCAGTTTTTAGTACTGTAGATAAAAAAGCATTACATGTTCAGCTTGCTGATGAAGCAGTTTGTGTTGGAGATTCATTAAGTAATAAAAGTTATTTAAATATTCCAAATATACTTGCTGCTGCCACATCGAGAGGAGTTGATGCTATTCATCCTGGTTATGGATTTCTTGCTGAAAATGATAAATTTGCTGAGATGTGTAATGATCACGGAATAGTTTTTATTGGTCCATCTCCTAAAGCTATTAGATCAATGGGAGATAAATCTACAGCTAAAGAAACTATGGAAGCAGTTGGCGTTCCAACAGTTCCTGGGAGTAAAGGCTTGTTGTCAAATGTTGATGAGGCTTATAAATTGGCAGATAATATTGGCTATCCGGTAATTATCAAAGCGACTGCTGGAGGAGGTGGAAGAGGTATGAGGCTGGTTGAAAGCCCTAATAATCTCGAAAAAATGTTTAAAGCAGCTCAAGGCGAAGCAGAAGCAGCTTTTGGTAATGATGGTTTATATATGGAGAAATTTATAAAGAAGCCAAGACATGTAGAAATTCAAATTTTGGCGGATAGGTTTGGAAATGTTGTTCATTTAGGAGAGCGAGATTGTTCAGTTCAAAGAAGACATCAGAAGTTATTAGAAGAGTCTCCTAGTCCTGCAATTAATACTGAGCTAAGAAAAAAAATGGGGAACGCTGCTATTGCTGCTGCAAAAAGTATCGGCTACGAAGGAGCTGGGACAGTTGAATTTTTAGTTGATGATGATGATAATTTTTATTTTATGGAAATGAATACCAGGATTCAAGTTGAACATCCTGTTACTGAAATGGTTACTGGAGTTGATCTAATAGCAGAGCAAATTAAAATCGCAAGCGGACAAAACTTGGAATTTAATCAGGATGATATCCATTTAAACGGTCATGCCATTGAATGTAGAATCAATGCTGAAGATCCTTCTCACAATTTCCGACCATCTCCTGGAAAAATAACTGGATGGCTTCCCCCTGGTGGTCCTGGTGTAAGGGTGGATAGTCATGTTTATACCGGCTATGAAATACCTCCTTTCTATGACTCATTAATTGGTAAATTAATAGTCTGGGGGAAAGATCGTAATACTGCAATTAAACGTATGAATAGGGCTTTAAATGAGTGTGCAGTAACTGGTATTCCTACAACAATAAACTTTCATTTAACCTTACTCAATAAATCTAAATTTAAGGAGGGTAAGATACATACTAAATATGTAGAAGAAGAATTATTGCCAAATTACTGA
- the smc gene encoding chromosome segregation protein SMC, whose product MRLVHINQVEFENFKSFGGNVKIPLEEGFTVVTGPNGSGKSNILDGILFCLGLANSRGMRAERLPDLINNSKVKEGKSSETSVSVKFNIQDWSPREDLKPLELEEEEISLNKDQKEWVVSRKLRLMPGGSYASTYTSDGKQCTLQQIQRILRDISVDPEGSNVVMQGDVTRIVSMNNKERRNLIDELAGVALFDARIEQTNAKLNDVFERQERCEILENELQSSKNKLEKECEKAKQYKQLKEKLHQIMELEKVLIFDKQVKYVESIEEKEGEIEKNKILFNKQKESINKEISVLEDALKILVDELKEKGEDTLIKVNSDIGSINSNLRELDRVSSLNKEEGIKLQKQRDEIAISRRNIESEKMRQENFDDNFLNKLNLQIDNLTSKHKLSRKKLSDAAGESGEFSKQNIQINAELESIKKQIDPLETKKRKVEEETIQNNIQKDEILSQIEALELEKQKLFLGNQRKKETSDTKNKNLASNSLEINTLKNEIDLLIKTKSRLNNEQLRLEKDLSRFESRKEALNESRGSYALRILLEAGLEGIHGYVAQLGEVSEKNRYALEIAAGNRLGQIVIDNDYIAAKAIEILKKKKAGRLTFLPLNRIKSQKKNYVISRFENNRESGFIDKAINLINFDEVYSDVFRYVFGDTLVFSDLASARLSKQKNRLVTLGGELLEASGAITGGSKLNKDLSYRFGINNDLDDSSPTKERLLVIEEALKESNNDLIIKNNRLNKLNSNRSQIIEDCASLNKEVEVNKNSLEVVVKRIEDFKSRLKKLDSTNNLLDDELVFLKNELKPHHDKFDQLQSIQKTNYEKNQKSSLIDFNNDFNNLDKKLELLIKEREILLDKKNQFALSKERTNNSLKIILLQEKNLQQSIKELAISHSEWIKKRDKFKKELLVLHSQKNSLEEDLGLLRRKRDELNSSISNKRQEYNNYLLKLEYLERDMLSLKEEIRSEKIKLENYKKDLPNPSPKFGEYEGKSLESLQSEISIINAKLQSLEPVNMLALDELEELIERLNSLREKLEILSNERSELLLRIETVSTMRQEAFMQAFVAVDQHFRQIFANLSDGDGFLQLENPNFPLEGGLTLVAHPKGKNVRRLASMSGGEKSLTALSFLFALQKYKPSPFYALDEVDSFLDGINVERLSKLISNQSSNAQFIVVSHRRPMISASERTIGVAQARGANTQVVGLPNAA is encoded by the coding sequence TTGAGATTGGTACATATCAATCAGGTCGAGTTTGAAAATTTTAAATCTTTTGGGGGAAATGTAAAAATTCCTCTTGAAGAAGGTTTCACGGTGGTTACAGGCCCTAACGGTTCTGGGAAAAGTAATATTTTAGATGGAATTTTATTCTGTTTAGGTCTAGCTAATAGTAGAGGGATGAGGGCTGAAAGATTACCAGATCTAATAAATAACTCCAAAGTTAAAGAGGGTAAGTCATCAGAAACATCTGTATCAGTAAAATTTAATATTCAAGATTGGTCTCCCAGAGAGGACCTTAAACCTTTGGAACTAGAAGAAGAAGAAATTTCTCTTAACAAGGATCAAAAAGAATGGGTAGTGTCTAGAAAATTAAGGCTTATGCCAGGCGGTTCTTATGCTTCGACATATACTTCTGATGGAAAACAATGTACCTTGCAACAAATACAAAGAATATTAAGGGATATAAGTGTTGATCCTGAGGGCAGCAATGTTGTTATGCAGGGTGATGTCACAAGAATAGTATCTATGAATAATAAGGAGAGGAGAAATCTTATTGATGAATTAGCAGGAGTCGCACTTTTTGATGCAAGAATAGAACAAACTAATGCAAAATTAAATGATGTTTTTGAAAGACAAGAAAGATGTGAAATTTTAGAAAATGAATTGCAATCTAGTAAAAATAAGCTTGAAAAAGAATGTGAAAAAGCAAAGCAATATAAACAGTTAAAGGAAAAACTACATCAAATAATGGAATTAGAGAAAGTTCTTATTTTTGATAAACAAGTTAAATATGTTGAATCTATAGAAGAAAAAGAAGGTGAAATTGAAAAAAATAAAATTTTATTTAATAAACAAAAAGAATCTATTAATAAAGAAATATCAGTTTTAGAAGATGCTTTAAAAATACTAGTTGATGAGCTTAAGGAGAAAGGAGAGGATACTTTGATAAAAGTGAATTCTGATATTGGAAGTATTAATTCTAACTTAAGAGAACTTGATAGGGTATCAAGTTTGAATAAAGAAGAGGGTATTAAATTACAAAAACAGAGAGATGAAATTGCAATTTCTAGGAGGAATATTGAGTCAGAAAAGATGAGACAAGAAAATTTTGATGATAATTTTTTAAATAAATTGAACTTGCAAATTGATAATCTCACTTCAAAACATAAATTATCCAGAAAAAAACTGTCTGATGCGGCTGGAGAATCTGGAGAATTCTCTAAACAAAATATCCAAATTAATGCTGAGCTTGAAAGTATAAAAAAACAAATTGATCCTTTGGAAACCAAAAAAAGGAAAGTGGAAGAAGAAACTATTCAAAATAATATACAAAAAGATGAGATATTGTCTCAGATCGAAGCCTTAGAGTTAGAAAAGCAGAAACTTTTTTTGGGAAATCAAAGAAAAAAAGAGACATCCGATACAAAGAATAAAAACTTGGCAAGTAATAGCTTAGAAATAAATACTTTAAAAAATGAAATTGATTTATTAATTAAAACTAAATCAAGGCTTAACAACGAGCAATTAAGACTTGAAAAGGATTTATCTAGATTCGAAAGTAGGAAGGAAGCTTTAAATGAATCAAGAGGTTCATACGCTCTTAGAATTCTTTTAGAAGCAGGTTTAGAGGGTATTCATGGTTATGTAGCACAACTTGGAGAGGTAAGTGAGAAAAATAGATATGCATTAGAAATTGCTGCTGGAAATAGACTCGGACAAATTGTTATTGATAATGATTATATTGCAGCAAAAGCAATTGAAATTCTTAAAAAGAAGAAAGCGGGAAGATTAACTTTTTTACCTTTAAATAGAATTAAAAGTCAAAAGAAGAATTATGTAATTTCAAGATTTGAAAATAATCGAGAGTCTGGATTTATTGATAAAGCTATTAACCTAATTAATTTTGACGAAGTTTATTCAGATGTTTTTAGATATGTTTTTGGCGATACGTTGGTTTTTTCAGACTTAGCCTCAGCTAGGTTATCTAAACAAAAAAATAGGTTGGTTACTTTAGGGGGTGAATTATTAGAAGCCAGTGGCGCTATTACAGGCGGCAGCAAGTTAAATAAAGATTTATCTTATAGATTTGGAATTAATAATGATCTTGATGATTCTAGCCCTACTAAAGAAAGACTATTGGTTATTGAAGAAGCTTTAAAAGAATCAAATAATGATTTGATCATAAAAAATAATAGACTCAACAAATTAAACTCTAACCGTAGTCAAATAATTGAGGATTGTGCTTCATTGAACAAAGAAGTTGAAGTAAATAAAAATTCTCTTGAAGTTGTCGTGAAAAGAATTGAGGATTTTAAATCGAGATTAAAAAAATTAGATAGCACCAATAATTTACTAGATGATGAGTTAGTTTTTTTAAAAAATGAATTGAAGCCTCATCATGATAAGTTTGATCAATTGCAAAGCATTCAAAAAACTAATTATGAAAAGAATCAAAAATCATCATTAATCGACTTTAACAACGACTTTAATAATCTTGATAAAAAACTTGAATTACTTATTAAGGAAAGAGAAATATTATTAGATAAGAAAAATCAATTTGCTTTAAGTAAGGAGCGGACCAATAATTCATTAAAAATTATATTATTACAGGAAAAAAACTTGCAGCAATCTATCAAAGAACTTGCAATTTCTCATAGTGAATGGATAAAAAAAAGAGATAAATTTAAAAAAGAGCTTTTGGTTCTTCATAGTCAGAAAAATTCTCTAGAAGAGGATTTAGGATTATTGAGAAGGAAAAGAGATGAATTAAACTCTTCAATTTCAAATAAAAGGCAAGAATATAATAACTATCTATTGAAGCTTGAATATCTTGAAAGGGATATGCTTTCTCTTAAAGAAGAGATAAGAAGTGAGAAAATAAAATTGGAAAATTATAAAAAAGATCTACCTAATCCTTCCCCGAAATTTGGAGAATATGAAGGGAAGAGTCTTGAATCTTTGCAATCAGAAATCTCGATCATCAATGCAAAACTACAAAGTTTAGAACCTGTTAATATGTTGGCTCTTGATGAATTAGAGGAATTAATTGAGAGATTAAATAGTTTACGAGAAAAATTAGAAATTCTATCTAATGAAAGATCTGAATTATTGCTCAGAATAGAAACTGTTTCGACTATGCGTCAAGAGGCTTTTATGCAAGCATTTGTAGCAGTTGATCAACACTTTAGACAAATTTTTGCAAATTTATCGGATGGAGATGGCTTCCTTCAACTTGAAAATCCTAATTTTCCTTTGGAAGGAGGATTAACTCTAGTAGCTCATCCTAAGGGGAAAAATGTCAGAAGATTAGCCTCTATGTCAGGTGGTGAAAAATCATTAACTGCTTTAAGTTTTTTATTTGCTTTGCAAAAGTATAAACCTTCCCCATTTTATGCATTAGATGAGGTTGATAGTTTTTTAGATGGTATAAATGTTGAAAGGTTGTCAAAGTTAATATCTAATCAGTCATCAAATGCTCAATTTATAGTCGTAAGCCATAGAAGGCCTATGATTAGTGCATCTGAACGAACAATTGGTGTTGCTCAAGCAAGAGGTGCTAATACTCAAGTTGTTGGGTTACCAAATGCTGCATAA